The Macaca fascicularis isolate 582-1 chromosome 11, T2T-MFA8v1.1 genome includes a region encoding these proteins:
- the TFCP2 gene encoding alpha-globin transcription factor CP2 isoform X15 gives MLDNRKLGELPEINGKLVKSIFRVVFHDRRLQYTEHQQLEGWRWNRPGDRILDIDIPMSVGIIDPRANPTQLNTVEFLWDPAKRTSVFIQVHCISTEFTMRKHGGEKGVPFRVQIDTFKENENGEYTEHLHSASCQIKVFKPKGADRKQKTDREKMEKRTPHEKEKYQPSYETTILTECSPWPEITYVNNSPSPGFNSSHSSFSLGEGNGSPNHQPEPPPPVTDNLLPTTTPQEAQQWLHRNRFSTFTRLFTNFSGADLLKLTRDDVIQICGPADGIRLFNALKGRMVRPRLTIYVCQESLQLREQQQQQQQQQQKQEDGDSNGTFFVYHAIYLEELTAVELTEKIAQLFSISPCQISQIYKQGPTGIHVLISDEMIQNFQEEACFILDTMKETNDSYHIILK, from the exons ATGCTAGACAATAGGAAACTTGGAGAACTTCCAGAAATTAATGGCAAATTGGTGAAG AGTATATTCCGTGTGGTGTTCCATGACAGAAGGCTACAGTACACTGAGCATCAGCAGCTAGAGGGTTGGAGGTGGAACCGACCTGGGGACAGAATTCTTGACATAG ATATCCCAATGTCTGTGGGTATAATCGATCCTAGGGCTAATCCAACTCAACTCAATACAGTGGAGTTCCTGTGGGACCCTGCAAAGAGGACATCTGTGTTTATTCAG GTGCACTGTATTAGTACAGAGTTCACTATGAGGAAACATGGTGGAGAAAAGGGGGTGCCATTCCGAGTACAAATAGATACCTTCAAGGAGAATGAAAACGGGGAATATACTGAGCACTTACACTCGGCCAGCTGCCAGATCAAAGTTTTCAAG CCCAAAGGTGCAGACAGAAAGCAAAAAACCGATAGGGAAAAAATGGAGAAACGAACACCTCATGAAAAGGAGAAATATCAACCTTCCTATGAGACAACCATACTCACAGAG TGTTCTCCATGGCCCGAGATCACATATGTCAATAATTCCCCATCACCTGGCTTCAACAGTTCCCATAGCAGTTTTTCTCTTGGGGAAGG aAATGGTTCACCAAACCACCAGCCAGAGCCACCCCCTCCAGTCACAGAT AACCTCTTACCAACAACCACACCTCAGGAAGCTCAGCAGTGGTTGCATCGAAATCGTTTTTCTACATTCACAAGGCTTTTCACAAACTTCTCag GGGCAGATTTATTGAAATTAACTAGAGATGATGTGATCCAAATCTGTGGCCCTGCAGATGGAATCAGACTTTTTAATGCATTAAAAGGCCG GATGGTGCGTCCAAGGTTAACCATTTATGTTTGTCAGGAGTCACTGCAGTTGAGGgagcagcaacaacagcagcagcaacagcagcagaagcaggaggatggaGACTCAAATGGCACTTTCTTCG TTTACCATGCCATCTATCTAGAAGAACTGACAGCTGTTGAATTGACAGAAAAAATTGCTCAGCTTTTCAGCATTTCCCCTTGCCAGATCAGCCAGATTTACAAGCAGGGGCCAACAGGAATTCATGTGCTCATCAGTGATGAG aTGATACAGAACTTTCAGGAAGAAGCATGTTTTATTCTGGACACAATGAAAG AAACCAACGATAGCTATCATATTATACTGAAGTAG
- the TFCP2 gene encoding alpha-globin transcription factor CP2 isoform X9, which produces MAWALKLPLADEVIESGLVQDFDASLSGIGQELGAGAYSMSDVLALPIFKQEESSLPPDNENKILPFQYVLCAATSPAVKLHDETLTYLNQGQSYEIRMLDNRKLGELPEINGKLVKSIFRVVFHDRRLQYTEHQQLEGWRWNRPGDRILDIDIPMSVGIIDPRANPTQLNTVEFLWDPAKRTSVFIQPKGADRKQKTDREKMEKRTPHEKEKYQPSYETTILTECSPWPEITYVNNSPSPGFNSSHSSFSLGEGNGSPNHQPEPPPPVTDNLLPTTTPQEAQQWLHRNRFSTFTRLFTNFSGADLLKLTRDDVIQICGPADGIRLFNALKGRMVRPRLTIYVCQESLQLREQQQQQQQQQQKQEDGDSNGTFFVYHAIYLEELTAVELTEKIAQLFSISPCQISQIYKQGPTGIHVLISDEMIQNFQEEACFILDTMKETNDSYHIILK; this is translated from the exons tgatGTCCTCGCATTGCCCATTTTTAAGCAAGAAGAGTCAAGTTTGCCTCCTGATAATGAGAATAAAATCCTGCCTTTTCAATATGTGCTTTGTGCTGCTACCTCTCCAGCAGTGAAACTCCATGATGAAACCCTAACGTATCTCAATCAAG GACAGTCTTATGAAATTCGAATGCTAGACAATAGGAAACTTGGAGAACTTCCAGAAATTAATGGCAAATTGGTGAAG AGTATATTCCGTGTGGTGTTCCATGACAGAAGGCTACAGTACACTGAGCATCAGCAGCTAGAGGGTTGGAGGTGGAACCGACCTGGGGACAGAATTCTTGACATAG ATATCCCAATGTCTGTGGGTATAATCGATCCTAGGGCTAATCCAACTCAACTCAATACAGTGGAGTTCCTGTGGGACCCTGCAAAGAGGACATCTGTGTTTATTCAG CCCAAAGGTGCAGACAGAAAGCAAAAAACCGATAGGGAAAAAATGGAGAAACGAACACCTCATGAAAAGGAGAAATATCAACCTTCCTATGAGACAACCATACTCACAGAG TGTTCTCCATGGCCCGAGATCACATATGTCAATAATTCCCCATCACCTGGCTTCAACAGTTCCCATAGCAGTTTTTCTCTTGGGGAAGG aAATGGTTCACCAAACCACCAGCCAGAGCCACCCCCTCCAGTCACAGAT AACCTCTTACCAACAACCACACCTCAGGAAGCTCAGCAGTGGTTGCATCGAAATCGTTTTTCTACATTCACAAGGCTTTTCACAAACTTCTCag GGGCAGATTTATTGAAATTAACTAGAGATGATGTGATCCAAATCTGTGGCCCTGCAGATGGAATCAGACTTTTTAATGCATTAAAAGGCCG GATGGTGCGTCCAAGGTTAACCATTTATGTTTGTCAGGAGTCACTGCAGTTGAGGgagcagcaacaacagcagcagcaacagcagcagaagcaggaggatggaGACTCAAATGGCACTTTCTTCG TTTACCATGCCATCTATCTAGAAGAACTGACAGCTGTTGAATTGACAGAAAAAATTGCTCAGCTTTTCAGCATTTCCCCTTGCCAGATCAGCCAGATTTACAAGCAGGGGCCAACAGGAATTCATGTGCTCATCAGTGATGAG aTGATACAGAACTTTCAGGAAGAAGCATGTTTTATTCTGGACACAATGAAAG AAACCAACGATAGCTATCATATTATACTGAAGTAG
- the TFCP2 gene encoding alpha-globin transcription factor CP2 isoform X17 — MSVGIIDPRANPTQLNTVEFLWDPAKRTSVFIQVHCISTEFTMRKHGGEKGVPFRVQIDTFKENENGEYTEHLHSASCQIKVFKPKGADRKQKTDREKMEKRTPHEKEKYQPSYETTILTECSPWPEITYVNNSPSPGFNSSHSSFSLGEGNGSPNHQPEPPPPVTDNLLPTTTPQEAQQWLHRNRFSTFTRLFTNFSGADLLKLTRDDVIQICGPADGIRLFNALKGRMVRPRLTIYVCQESLQLREQQQQQQQQQQKQEDGDSNGTFFVYHAIYLEELTAVELTEKIAQLFSISPCQISQIYKQGPTGIHVLISDEMIQNFQEEACFILDTMKAETNDSYHIILK; from the exons ATGTCTGTGGGTATAATCGATCCTAGGGCTAATCCAACTCAACTCAATACAGTGGAGTTCCTGTGGGACCCTGCAAAGAGGACATCTGTGTTTATTCAG GTGCACTGTATTAGTACAGAGTTCACTATGAGGAAACATGGTGGAGAAAAGGGGGTGCCATTCCGAGTACAAATAGATACCTTCAAGGAGAATGAAAACGGGGAATATACTGAGCACTTACACTCGGCCAGCTGCCAGATCAAAGTTTTCAAG CCCAAAGGTGCAGACAGAAAGCAAAAAACCGATAGGGAAAAAATGGAGAAACGAACACCTCATGAAAAGGAGAAATATCAACCTTCCTATGAGACAACCATACTCACAGAG TGTTCTCCATGGCCCGAGATCACATATGTCAATAATTCCCCATCACCTGGCTTCAACAGTTCCCATAGCAGTTTTTCTCTTGGGGAAGG aAATGGTTCACCAAACCACCAGCCAGAGCCACCCCCTCCAGTCACAGAT AACCTCTTACCAACAACCACACCTCAGGAAGCTCAGCAGTGGTTGCATCGAAATCGTTTTTCTACATTCACAAGGCTTTTCACAAACTTCTCag GGGCAGATTTATTGAAATTAACTAGAGATGATGTGATCCAAATCTGTGGCCCTGCAGATGGAATCAGACTTTTTAATGCATTAAAAGGCCG GATGGTGCGTCCAAGGTTAACCATTTATGTTTGTCAGGAGTCACTGCAGTTGAGGgagcagcaacaacagcagcagcaacagcagcagaagcaggaggatggaGACTCAAATGGCACTTTCTTCG TTTACCATGCCATCTATCTAGAAGAACTGACAGCTGTTGAATTGACAGAAAAAATTGCTCAGCTTTTCAGCATTTCCCCTTGCCAGATCAGCCAGATTTACAAGCAGGGGCCAACAGGAATTCATGTGCTCATCAGTGATGAG aTGATACAGAACTTTCAGGAAGAAGCATGTTTTATTCTGGACACAATGAAAG CAGAAACCAACGATAGCTATCATATTATACTGAAGTAG
- the TFCP2 gene encoding alpha-globin transcription factor CP2 isoform X8 has product MAWALKLPLADEVIESGLVQDFDASLSGIGQELGAGAYSMSDVLALPIFKQEESSLPPDNENKILPFQYVLCAATSPAVKLHDETLTYLNQGQSYEIRMLDNRKLGELPEINGKLVKSIFRVVFHDRRLQYTEHQQLEGWRWNRPGDRILDIDIPMSVGIIDPRANPTQLNTVEFLWDPAKRTSVFIQPKGADRKQKTDREKMEKRTPHEKEKYQPSYETTILTECSPWPEITYVNNSPSPGFNSSHSSFSLGEGNGSPNHQPEPPPPVTDNLLPTTTPQEAQQWLHRNRFSTFTRLFTNFSGADLLKLTRDDVIQICGPADGIRLFNALKGRMVRPRLTIYVCQESLQLREQQQQQQQQQQKQEDGDSNGTFFVYHAIYLEELTAVELTEKIAQLFSISPCQISQIYKQGPTGIHVLISDEMIQNFQEEACFILDTMKAETNDSYHIILK; this is encoded by the exons tgatGTCCTCGCATTGCCCATTTTTAAGCAAGAAGAGTCAAGTTTGCCTCCTGATAATGAGAATAAAATCCTGCCTTTTCAATATGTGCTTTGTGCTGCTACCTCTCCAGCAGTGAAACTCCATGATGAAACCCTAACGTATCTCAATCAAG GACAGTCTTATGAAATTCGAATGCTAGACAATAGGAAACTTGGAGAACTTCCAGAAATTAATGGCAAATTGGTGAAG AGTATATTCCGTGTGGTGTTCCATGACAGAAGGCTACAGTACACTGAGCATCAGCAGCTAGAGGGTTGGAGGTGGAACCGACCTGGGGACAGAATTCTTGACATAG ATATCCCAATGTCTGTGGGTATAATCGATCCTAGGGCTAATCCAACTCAACTCAATACAGTGGAGTTCCTGTGGGACCCTGCAAAGAGGACATCTGTGTTTATTCAG CCCAAAGGTGCAGACAGAAAGCAAAAAACCGATAGGGAAAAAATGGAGAAACGAACACCTCATGAAAAGGAGAAATATCAACCTTCCTATGAGACAACCATACTCACAGAG TGTTCTCCATGGCCCGAGATCACATATGTCAATAATTCCCCATCACCTGGCTTCAACAGTTCCCATAGCAGTTTTTCTCTTGGGGAAGG aAATGGTTCACCAAACCACCAGCCAGAGCCACCCCCTCCAGTCACAGAT AACCTCTTACCAACAACCACACCTCAGGAAGCTCAGCAGTGGTTGCATCGAAATCGTTTTTCTACATTCACAAGGCTTTTCACAAACTTCTCag GGGCAGATTTATTGAAATTAACTAGAGATGATGTGATCCAAATCTGTGGCCCTGCAGATGGAATCAGACTTTTTAATGCATTAAAAGGCCG GATGGTGCGTCCAAGGTTAACCATTTATGTTTGTCAGGAGTCACTGCAGTTGAGGgagcagcaacaacagcagcagcaacagcagcagaagcaggaggatggaGACTCAAATGGCACTTTCTTCG TTTACCATGCCATCTATCTAGAAGAACTGACAGCTGTTGAATTGACAGAAAAAATTGCTCAGCTTTTCAGCATTTCCCCTTGCCAGATCAGCCAGATTTACAAGCAGGGGCCAACAGGAATTCATGTGCTCATCAGTGATGAG aTGATACAGAACTTTCAGGAAGAAGCATGTTTTATTCTGGACACAATGAAAG CAGAAACCAACGATAGCTATCATATTATACTGAAGTAG
- the TFCP2 gene encoding alpha-globin transcription factor CP2 isoform X4: MAWALKLPLADEVIESGLVQDFDASLSGIGQELGAGAYSMSDVLALPIFKQEESSLPPDNENKILPFQYVLCAATSPAVKLHDETLTYLNQGQSYEIRMLDNRKLGELPEINGKLVKSIFRVVFHDRRLQYTEHQQLEGWRWNRPGDRILDIDIPMSVGIIDPRANPTQLNTVEFLWDPAKRTSVFIQVHCISTEFTMRKHGGEKGVPFRVQIDTFKENENGEYTEHLHSASCQIKVFKPKGADRKQKTDREKMEKRTPHEKEKYQPSYETTILTECSPWPEITYVNNSPSPGFNSSHSSFSLGEGNGSPNHQPEPPPPVTDNLLPTTTPQEAQQWLHRNRFSTFTRLFTNFSGADLLKLTRDDVIQICGPADGIRLFNALKGRMVRPRLTIYVCQESLQLREQQQQQQQQQQKQEDGDSNGTFFVYHAIYLEELTAVELTEKIAQLFSISPCQISQIYKQGPTGIHVLISDEMIQNFQEEACFILDTMKETNDSYHIILK, encoded by the exons tgatGTCCTCGCATTGCCCATTTTTAAGCAAGAAGAGTCAAGTTTGCCTCCTGATAATGAGAATAAAATCCTGCCTTTTCAATATGTGCTTTGTGCTGCTACCTCTCCAGCAGTGAAACTCCATGATGAAACCCTAACGTATCTCAATCAAG GACAGTCTTATGAAATTCGAATGCTAGACAATAGGAAACTTGGAGAACTTCCAGAAATTAATGGCAAATTGGTGAAG AGTATATTCCGTGTGGTGTTCCATGACAGAAGGCTACAGTACACTGAGCATCAGCAGCTAGAGGGTTGGAGGTGGAACCGACCTGGGGACAGAATTCTTGACATAG ATATCCCAATGTCTGTGGGTATAATCGATCCTAGGGCTAATCCAACTCAACTCAATACAGTGGAGTTCCTGTGGGACCCTGCAAAGAGGACATCTGTGTTTATTCAG GTGCACTGTATTAGTACAGAGTTCACTATGAGGAAACATGGTGGAGAAAAGGGGGTGCCATTCCGAGTACAAATAGATACCTTCAAGGAGAATGAAAACGGGGAATATACTGAGCACTTACACTCGGCCAGCTGCCAGATCAAAGTTTTCAAG CCCAAAGGTGCAGACAGAAAGCAAAAAACCGATAGGGAAAAAATGGAGAAACGAACACCTCATGAAAAGGAGAAATATCAACCTTCCTATGAGACAACCATACTCACAGAG TGTTCTCCATGGCCCGAGATCACATATGTCAATAATTCCCCATCACCTGGCTTCAACAGTTCCCATAGCAGTTTTTCTCTTGGGGAAGG aAATGGTTCACCAAACCACCAGCCAGAGCCACCCCCTCCAGTCACAGAT AACCTCTTACCAACAACCACACCTCAGGAAGCTCAGCAGTGGTTGCATCGAAATCGTTTTTCTACATTCACAAGGCTTTTCACAAACTTCTCag GGGCAGATTTATTGAAATTAACTAGAGATGATGTGATCCAAATCTGTGGCCCTGCAGATGGAATCAGACTTTTTAATGCATTAAAAGGCCG GATGGTGCGTCCAAGGTTAACCATTTATGTTTGTCAGGAGTCACTGCAGTTGAGGgagcagcaacaacagcagcagcaacagcagcagaagcaggaggatggaGACTCAAATGGCACTTTCTTCG TTTACCATGCCATCTATCTAGAAGAACTGACAGCTGTTGAATTGACAGAAAAAATTGCTCAGCTTTTCAGCATTTCCCCTTGCCAGATCAGCCAGATTTACAAGCAGGGGCCAACAGGAATTCATGTGCTCATCAGTGATGAG aTGATACAGAACTTTCAGGAAGAAGCATGTTTTATTCTGGACACAATGAAAG AAACCAACGATAGCTATCATATTATACTGAAGTAG
- the TFCP2 gene encoding alpha-globin transcription factor CP2 isoform X3 gives MAWALKLPLADEVIESGLVQDFDASLSGIGQELGAGAYSMSDVLALPIFKQEESSLPPDNENKILPFQYVLCAATSPAVKLHDETLTYLNQGQSYEIRMLDNRKLGELPEINGKLVKSIFRVVFHDRRLQYTEHQQLEGWRWNRPGDRILDIDIPMSVGIIDPRANPTQLNTVEFLWDPAKRTSVFIQVHCISTEFTMRKHGGEKGVPFRVQIDTFKENENGEYTEHLHSASCQIKVFKPKGADRKQKTDREKMEKRTPHEKEKYQPSYETTILTECSPWPEITYVNNSPSPGFNSSHSSFSLGEGNGSPNHQPEPPPPVTDNLLPTTTPQEAQQWLHRNRFSTFTRLFTNFSGADLLKLTRDDVIQICGPADGIRLFNALKGRMVRPRLTIYVCQESLQLREQQQQQQQQQQKQEDGDSNGTFFVYHAIYLEELTAVELTEKIAQLFSISPCQISQIYKQGPTGIHVLISDEMIQNFQEEACFILDTMKAETNDSYHIILK, from the exons tgatGTCCTCGCATTGCCCATTTTTAAGCAAGAAGAGTCAAGTTTGCCTCCTGATAATGAGAATAAAATCCTGCCTTTTCAATATGTGCTTTGTGCTGCTACCTCTCCAGCAGTGAAACTCCATGATGAAACCCTAACGTATCTCAATCAAG GACAGTCTTATGAAATTCGAATGCTAGACAATAGGAAACTTGGAGAACTTCCAGAAATTAATGGCAAATTGGTGAAG AGTATATTCCGTGTGGTGTTCCATGACAGAAGGCTACAGTACACTGAGCATCAGCAGCTAGAGGGTTGGAGGTGGAACCGACCTGGGGACAGAATTCTTGACATAG ATATCCCAATGTCTGTGGGTATAATCGATCCTAGGGCTAATCCAACTCAACTCAATACAGTGGAGTTCCTGTGGGACCCTGCAAAGAGGACATCTGTGTTTATTCAG GTGCACTGTATTAGTACAGAGTTCACTATGAGGAAACATGGTGGAGAAAAGGGGGTGCCATTCCGAGTACAAATAGATACCTTCAAGGAGAATGAAAACGGGGAATATACTGAGCACTTACACTCGGCCAGCTGCCAGATCAAAGTTTTCAAG CCCAAAGGTGCAGACAGAAAGCAAAAAACCGATAGGGAAAAAATGGAGAAACGAACACCTCATGAAAAGGAGAAATATCAACCTTCCTATGAGACAACCATACTCACAGAG TGTTCTCCATGGCCCGAGATCACATATGTCAATAATTCCCCATCACCTGGCTTCAACAGTTCCCATAGCAGTTTTTCTCTTGGGGAAGG aAATGGTTCACCAAACCACCAGCCAGAGCCACCCCCTCCAGTCACAGAT AACCTCTTACCAACAACCACACCTCAGGAAGCTCAGCAGTGGTTGCATCGAAATCGTTTTTCTACATTCACAAGGCTTTTCACAAACTTCTCag GGGCAGATTTATTGAAATTAACTAGAGATGATGTGATCCAAATCTGTGGCCCTGCAGATGGAATCAGACTTTTTAATGCATTAAAAGGCCG GATGGTGCGTCCAAGGTTAACCATTTATGTTTGTCAGGAGTCACTGCAGTTGAGGgagcagcaacaacagcagcagcaacagcagcagaagcaggaggatggaGACTCAAATGGCACTTTCTTCG TTTACCATGCCATCTATCTAGAAGAACTGACAGCTGTTGAATTGACAGAAAAAATTGCTCAGCTTTTCAGCATTTCCCCTTGCCAGATCAGCCAGATTTACAAGCAGGGGCCAACAGGAATTCATGTGCTCATCAGTGATGAG aTGATACAGAACTTTCAGGAAGAAGCATGTTTTATTCTGGACACAATGAAAG CAGAAACCAACGATAGCTATCATATTATACTGAAGTAG
- the TFCP2 gene encoding alpha-globin transcription factor CP2 isoform X5 encodes MFSPKNDVLALPIFKQEESSLPPDNENKILPFQYVLCAATSPAVKLHDETLTYLNQGQSYEIRMLDNRKLGELPEINGKLVKSIFRVVFHDRRLQYTEHQQLEGWRWNRPGDRILDIDIPMSVGIIDPRANPTQLNTVEFLWDPAKRTSVFIQVHCISTEFTMRKHGGEKGVPFRVQIDTFKENENGEYTEHLHSASCQIKVFKPKGADRKQKTDREKMEKRTPHEKEKYQPSYETTILTECSPWPEITYVNNSPSPGFNSSHSSFSLGEGNGSPNHQPEPPPPVTDNLLPTTTPQEAQQWLHRNRFSTFTRLFTNFSGADLLKLTRDDVIQICGPADGIRLFNALKGRMVRPRLTIYVCQESLQLREQQQQQQQQQQKQEDGDSNGTFFVYHAIYLEELTAVELTEKIAQLFSISPCQISQIYKQGPTGIHVLISDEMIQNFQEEACFILDTMKAETNDSYHIILK; translated from the exons tgatGTCCTCGCATTGCCCATTTTTAAGCAAGAAGAGTCAAGTTTGCCTCCTGATAATGAGAATAAAATCCTGCCTTTTCAATATGTGCTTTGTGCTGCTACCTCTCCAGCAGTGAAACTCCATGATGAAACCCTAACGTATCTCAATCAAG GACAGTCTTATGAAATTCGAATGCTAGACAATAGGAAACTTGGAGAACTTCCAGAAATTAATGGCAAATTGGTGAAG AGTATATTCCGTGTGGTGTTCCATGACAGAAGGCTACAGTACACTGAGCATCAGCAGCTAGAGGGTTGGAGGTGGAACCGACCTGGGGACAGAATTCTTGACATAG ATATCCCAATGTCTGTGGGTATAATCGATCCTAGGGCTAATCCAACTCAACTCAATACAGTGGAGTTCCTGTGGGACCCTGCAAAGAGGACATCTGTGTTTATTCAG GTGCACTGTATTAGTACAGAGTTCACTATGAGGAAACATGGTGGAGAAAAGGGGGTGCCATTCCGAGTACAAATAGATACCTTCAAGGAGAATGAAAACGGGGAATATACTGAGCACTTACACTCGGCCAGCTGCCAGATCAAAGTTTTCAAG CCCAAAGGTGCAGACAGAAAGCAAAAAACCGATAGGGAAAAAATGGAGAAACGAACACCTCATGAAAAGGAGAAATATCAACCTTCCTATGAGACAACCATACTCACAGAG TGTTCTCCATGGCCCGAGATCACATATGTCAATAATTCCCCATCACCTGGCTTCAACAGTTCCCATAGCAGTTTTTCTCTTGGGGAAGG aAATGGTTCACCAAACCACCAGCCAGAGCCACCCCCTCCAGTCACAGAT AACCTCTTACCAACAACCACACCTCAGGAAGCTCAGCAGTGGTTGCATCGAAATCGTTTTTCTACATTCACAAGGCTTTTCACAAACTTCTCag GGGCAGATTTATTGAAATTAACTAGAGATGATGTGATCCAAATCTGTGGCCCTGCAGATGGAATCAGACTTTTTAATGCATTAAAAGGCCG GATGGTGCGTCCAAGGTTAACCATTTATGTTTGTCAGGAGTCACTGCAGTTGAGGgagcagcaacaacagcagcagcaacagcagcagaagcaggaggatggaGACTCAAATGGCACTTTCTTCG TTTACCATGCCATCTATCTAGAAGAACTGACAGCTGTTGAATTGACAGAAAAAATTGCTCAGCTTTTCAGCATTTCCCCTTGCCAGATCAGCCAGATTTACAAGCAGGGGCCAACAGGAATTCATGTGCTCATCAGTGATGAG aTGATACAGAACTTTCAGGAAGAAGCATGTTTTATTCTGGACACAATGAAAG CAGAAACCAACGATAGCTATCATATTATACTGAAGTAG
- the TFCP2 gene encoding alpha-globin transcription factor CP2 isoform X13 yields MAWALKLPLADEVIESGLVQDFDASLSGIGQELGAGAYSMSDVLALPIFKQEESSLPPDNENKILPFQYVLCAATSPAVKLHDETLTYLNQGQSYEIRMLDNRKLGELPEINGKLVKSIFRVVFHDRRLQYTEHQQLEGWRWNRPGDRILDIDIPMSVGIIDPRANPTQLNTVEFLWDPAKRTSVFIQVHCISTEFTMRKHGGEKGVPFRVQIDTFKENENGEYTEHLHSASCQIKVFKPKGADRKQKTDREKMEKRTPHEKEKYQPSYETTILTECSPWPEITYVNNSPSPGFNSSHSSFSLGEGMVRPRLTIYVCQESLQLREQQQQQQQQQQKQEDGDSNGTFFVYHAIYLEELTAVELTEKIAQLFSISPCQISQIYKQGPTGIHVLISDEMIQNFQEEACFILDTMKETNDSYHIILK; encoded by the exons tgatGTCCTCGCATTGCCCATTTTTAAGCAAGAAGAGTCAAGTTTGCCTCCTGATAATGAGAATAAAATCCTGCCTTTTCAATATGTGCTTTGTGCTGCTACCTCTCCAGCAGTGAAACTCCATGATGAAACCCTAACGTATCTCAATCAAG GACAGTCTTATGAAATTCGAATGCTAGACAATAGGAAACTTGGAGAACTTCCAGAAATTAATGGCAAATTGGTGAAG AGTATATTCCGTGTGGTGTTCCATGACAGAAGGCTACAGTACACTGAGCATCAGCAGCTAGAGGGTTGGAGGTGGAACCGACCTGGGGACAGAATTCTTGACATAG ATATCCCAATGTCTGTGGGTATAATCGATCCTAGGGCTAATCCAACTCAACTCAATACAGTGGAGTTCCTGTGGGACCCTGCAAAGAGGACATCTGTGTTTATTCAG GTGCACTGTATTAGTACAGAGTTCACTATGAGGAAACATGGTGGAGAAAAGGGGGTGCCATTCCGAGTACAAATAGATACCTTCAAGGAGAATGAAAACGGGGAATATACTGAGCACTTACACTCGGCCAGCTGCCAGATCAAAGTTTTCAAG CCCAAAGGTGCAGACAGAAAGCAAAAAACCGATAGGGAAAAAATGGAGAAACGAACACCTCATGAAAAGGAGAAATATCAACCTTCCTATGAGACAACCATACTCACAGAG TGTTCTCCATGGCCCGAGATCACATATGTCAATAATTCCCCATCACCTGGCTTCAACAGTTCCCATAGCAGTTTTTCTCTTGGGGAAGG GATGGTGCGTCCAAGGTTAACCATTTATGTTTGTCAGGAGTCACTGCAGTTGAGGgagcagcaacaacagcagcagcaacagcagcagaagcaggaggatggaGACTCAAATGGCACTTTCTTCG TTTACCATGCCATCTATCTAGAAGAACTGACAGCTGTTGAATTGACAGAAAAAATTGCTCAGCTTTTCAGCATTTCCCCTTGCCAGATCAGCCAGATTTACAAGCAGGGGCCAACAGGAATTCATGTGCTCATCAGTGATGAG aTGATACAGAACTTTCAGGAAGAAGCATGTTTTATTCTGGACACAATGAAAG AAACCAACGATAGCTATCATATTATACTGAAGTAG